The following coding sequences lie in one Litoribacterium kuwaitense genomic window:
- a CDS encoding TetR family transcriptional regulator — MLAPKVSDDYKRKRKEALLQAAKTVFMKKGYARTSMQDIMDEAEISRGAFYGYFNNIAHVFLEVLQKEDARDLQCFTPSMLEPIWPQLKKWIAELRVRVDALDDTLLFAQAEFFLTSTYVQNKAAYPYITERYQRMARTIAAAIREGEKRGECKPQLHADAIAHFMMSFVDGFLLDTFQYGVDKTKVDEQFTAFLFSLEQMLKPKIEKE, encoded by the coding sequence GTGCTGGCGCCAAAAGTAAGTGATGACTATAAAAGAAAACGAAAAGAAGCGTTGCTGCAAGCGGCGAAGACCGTCTTTATGAAGAAGGGTTATGCCCGTACGTCGATGCAAGACATTATGGACGAAGCTGAGATTTCCCGTGGCGCATTTTATGGCTATTTTAACAATATTGCGCACGTCTTCCTGGAAGTGCTACAAAAAGAGGACGCGCGCGACTTGCAATGTTTTACTCCTAGCATGCTAGAGCCGATATGGCCGCAGCTGAAGAAGTGGATTGCAGAGCTTCGGGTACGTGTTGATGCTCTGGATGATACGTTGCTCTTTGCGCAAGCCGAGTTTTTCTTAACCTCAACGTATGTACAAAATAAAGCGGCGTATCCATACATCACTGAACGCTATCAGCGAATGGCACGTACGATTGCAGCAGCCATTAGAGAGGGAGAGAAGCGCGGGGAATGCAAACCCCAACTGCACGCAGACGCGATCGCGCATTTTATGATGTCGTTTGTCGACGGTTTTCTCTTAGACACGTTTCAATATGGGGTTGATAAAACAAAAGTAGATGAGCAATTCACGGCATTTTTATTTTCTTTGGAACAAATGCTTAAGCCGAAAATAGAAAAGGAGTGA
- a CDS encoding GNAT family N-acetyltransferase, with translation MLFTAKRVRLRKMTTDDTSLYHEWRNDLDVMQATNPSLDVYSYAETKAFVEGIVSGSSGKSYIIMERDNDQPIGVTALTQIDAKNRSAECIIDIGKQNFWGKGYGAEAMQLLLDYAFLEMNLHRVSLRVFSFNERAIRLYEKLGFQHEGKAREALFRNGRWHDIVYMGMLQGEFEQAKHR, from the coding sequence GTGTTGTTTACAGCAAAAAGAGTAAGGTTAAGGAAGATGACGACGGATGATACCAGCCTTTATCATGAGTGGCGTAACGATCTGGACGTGATGCAAGCAACCAATCCGTCGTTGGATGTGTACTCATATGCAGAGACGAAGGCCTTTGTTGAGGGGATTGTGAGCGGTTCGTCCGGAAAAAGCTACATCATTATGGAGCGAGACAATGATCAACCGATCGGTGTGACAGCGTTGACTCAGATCGACGCTAAGAACAGGAGCGCCGAATGTATTATTGATATCGGAAAGCAAAATTTTTGGGGAAAAGGCTACGGGGCAGAAGCGATGCAGCTGCTTCTAGATTATGCCTTCTTGGAAATGAACTTACACCGCGTGTCACTGCGCGTATTCTCGTTTAACGAGCGCGCCATCCGCCTTTATGAGAAGCTCGGCTTTCAGCACGAAGGCAAGGCGCGCGAAGCGTTGTTTAGAAACGGTAGGTGGCATGATATCGTCTACATGGGGATGCTGCAAGGAGAATTTGAGCAGGCAAAACATCGCTAA